The Penaeus monodon isolate SGIC_2016 unplaced genomic scaffold, NSTDA_Pmon_1 PmonScaffold_16836, whole genome shotgun sequence sequence TTTTCAGCAACAACACTGCCTTTAGTACACATAATTAAtctaaatggataaaaaaaaaaaaaagaaaaaaaaaaaaaaaattgtttaaatagCTGCAGgcagtgataatataaaaaaagatgacaCATAGCTGGAGATGGCAACATTGAAGATGCTGTGATATTCATTGTGACAACAAGGATTGACCAAATTACAAATGAGTGTATTGTGCAAGGGTAGCACAagtagataaaaagggagagagggtgagaagacagaagaaagataggtgaggagaggaatggaaacgagagaagaagagagaacagattTACACAGACATATTTCATACCTGTTTGTAACGTCTATAATAATTCTGAATGACTATGGCTGCTTGTCTTTCTTTATCTTGCTCTTGGAGTCTCTTGCGTCCCTTATAAAGCCTATAGGCCTTTTGAATTGTTTTTGCAGCCTCATATAATTCCCGCTGCTCACGGTCTAAAAAAACAGGAGTATCAATATCATGGTATACATAGCTCTCTCTAGCTCTTCTATTACTTGCATCATTTATATCACTGAAttctacatgtatgcatatatgatatatgatatatgacacacacacacacgcacacacacacacacacacacacacacacacacacaccacacacaccacacacacacacacacaacacacacacacacacacacacacacacatatatatatacgatcctTACCTGAGAGAGTAAGATTAGAAAAGTCTCTGGAGAAGTCTTTGGTCGAGGCTTGAAAGAACTCAGAGAAGTCTGCCgttgtgggggggtgaggggctcTCCAGAGTGAAGGAGGCAGGTGAGGGCAAGCAGCTGGACGAGGCTGGACTCATGGAGGAGCTAGGCGTTCCTACATCAATGTATCTGCAAGTAGAATTCATATGCTGTTCAGACTGGTAGTGCTGAATTAATTCAATTTGATGAAGTTATGATTAGGATTTAATAAAAGTAGTGGGTAATATGTAGAGCAAAATATTATTAATCTCTGttgcaataacaaacaaacaaacagtgatCAGTGTATGAATGTTTacacaaaaaaagatgaaactttAATTCCAAACGAGCAAACAATACAACTGCAGATATATGTACCTTCAATTTCTATAGCCATATTTACAAAGCAAACTTTAACATGATATAAAAGCCTGACGCACCTGTAAGACGAGATATCAGAGAATTCGAAGTTGAACTCTGATGTTGTGTCTGGCGGCTCATCCAATATGACTTCCATGTCCAGATCGGATGACGGAGGTTCTGGGGCAACAGGGCTTGGCTCCAACTGCATCAGCTCTTCTCCATCACTCTGCCATGTTAACAATATGAACATAGACTCAAAGGAACAAGTAAAATGACTACTGGTTCAAAAAATAGTATCAGACAGacaaatcaaaaatataatatgcatatatattcatcataactTCTTTTACTTTGATAAAACAGTCTTTCATATCACATTAAACATGtggcaagcagaaaaaaaagttattcctaatgaaataacaaagaatTTTCATCAAACCTTGATTCTCTCGGGAAGAGCGGCAATGATCTGCTCAGCAAGAGTTAGGACACGACTGTCATCAGGTGCAGCCAAACCAGCCATTTCTGAACTTAATGACTCCCGACGACTAGCGTAACTACTGTCTACACCTGCAGGTTGAACAGGATATTAGTCTTAAATGGTcagtaacatatataattttttttttaagcttctggaaaaacatatttttttctatatatctgaaTTAATGAATGCATAGTTGTGGGATACCATATCAATTAATTCAAATGATTAGGTTTCACTTTTActgccaacaaaaaaaaatatgttacaatACATACTGTTAAATATCAGCCTTCATTATTTGCACTGGGTTATTTATTTTGCTATCAAGATTCAACTTTGCAATGTAATTATATTAAAGAAGCAGCTATATCTGATTGAGTAATGTTACAGATTTTTCATCAGTAAAGCTTAGTGATCTAGTATGCTTTCTATCACATTTCACAGCAGGCGACATACTCTGACATTACAACCAAGTTGACAGTTCAGATGATCCACTATTACAATAATCTATAGCATAATCATCTACTGGTGCTCAAGTTACAATCAACAAGGACTTACCACACTCTTTAACATCAAGTACATTGTTGGAAACAGACTGCAACTACATATGAAAATAATTCACAATCCATTGacaattttctttataaatgagTATACTTTTTCCTCAGTCTTAATCACCATGTTTGCTTgcccctatctctatctatctctctccctctctccctctctgcctctacctgtctctgtctctgtctcagtctcggtctcctctctctctctctctctctctctctctctctctctctctctctcatatatatatataatatatatatatatatatatatataaaatatatatatatatacaaaatatatatatatataatatatatatataatatatatatatatatatatagattatatatatgaatatatgtatatgtatatatatgatatatatatatatatatattatatatatatatatatatatatatatatatataatatagtatataatgtaaatagatgtatagatatatgtatattatatgtatatatagatatattagtctatataattatatatatatat is a genomic window containing:
- the LOC119569590 gene encoding calmodulin-binding transcription activator 1-like gives rise to the protein LQSVSNNVLDVKECGVDSSYASRRESLSSEMAGLAAPDDSRVLTLAEQIIAALPERIKSDGEELMQLEPSPVAPEPPSSDLDMEVILDEPPDTTSEFNFEFSDISSYRCVRLLYHVKVCFVNMAIEIEVQPRPAACPHLPPSLWRAPHPPTTADFSEFFQASTKDFSRDFSNLTLSDREQRELYEAAKTIQKAYRLYKGRKRLQEQDKERQAAIVIQNYYRRYKQYVYFRQMSRAATLIQNQFRSYCEHKRFKKSLEGGTHTGVNFSLRGSRETNTIPTLKRTYSQRRQHQAARKIQQFMRQTKQKLQRERAQAAEREKVGQAAGPGCQGPAVGGTAAVGGAAVTAQQPLPPPALLHQLPPVRAGPSSELSLRDTDPLLSSTAHAPDQTDHQDCH